A region of Neovison vison isolate M4711 chromosome 7, ASM_NN_V1, whole genome shotgun sequence DNA encodes the following proteins:
- the LOC122914472 gene encoding olfactory receptor 5G3-like, with translation MEDKNQTEATEFLFLGLTDHLHHQIILFVMLLFVYLVTLGGNTGMIILIWTDARLHTPMYFFLSHLSFVDICSSSSIAPKMLCDIFAEKKGISFVGCAAQMWFFGFFVASECFLLASMAYDRYMAICKPLLYTLIMSQRFCVQLVVGPYAMALISTMTHTILTFRLPFCGPNIINHFFCDISPLLSLACADTWINELVLFILAGAIGVLSGLIIMISYVCILVAILKIRTADGRQKAFSTCSSHLAVVSILYGTLFFIYVRPGSTSSLDINKVISLFYTVVIPMLNPPIYSLRNKEVKNAFRRKLERKNSLMILVK, from the coding sequence ATGGAAGATAAGAATCAGACAGAAGCgactgaatttcttttcttggGCCTCACAGATCACCTCCATCATCAGATCATCCTCTTTGTCATGCTTCTCTTTGTCTATCTTGTCACCCTGGGGGGTAACACAGGGATGATCATTCTCATATGGACTGATGCAAGACTCCACACTCCTATGTACTTTTTTCTCAGCCACTTGTCCTTTGTAGatatttgttcttcttcttccatTGCCCCCAAGATGCTGTGTGATATCTTTGCGGAGAAAAAAGGCATCTCTTTTGTGGGTTGTGCTGCACAGATGTGgttctttggtttctttgtgGCAAGTGAATGTTTCCTCCTGGCTTCCATGGCATATGACCGGTACATGGCCATCTGTAAGCCCTTGCTGTACACTCTCATCATGTCCCAGAGGTTCTGTGTGCAGCTGGTGGTAGGGCCTTACGCCATGGCTCTTATAAGCACAATGACCCACACAATTCTCACTTTTCGCTTACCCTTCTGTGGTCCAAATATCATCAATCACTTCTTCTGTGACATTTCTCCACTGCTGTCTCTAGCATGtgcagacacatggatcaatgaaTTAGTGCTCTTCATCTTGGCTGGAGCAATTGGTGTGCTCAGTGGCCTGATCATCATGATCTCCTATGTTTGCATCTTGGTGGCCATCTTGAAGATCCGGACTGCTGATGGGAGGCAGAAAGCTTTCTCCACTTGCTCTTCTCACCTGGCTGTCGTCTCCATCCTGTATGGGACTCTTTTCTTTATCTATGTTCGGCCTGGCTCAACTTCCTCCCTGGATATCAATAAAGtgatttctctattttatacTGTGGTAATCCCCATGTTGAACCCCCCTATTTATAGTCTGAGGAATAAGGAGGTGAAAAATGCATTCAGGAGGAAGTTGGAAAGGAAAAATTCTCTAATGATCTTGGTAAAATAG